A genome region from Cryptococcus neoformans var. neoformans B-3501A chromosome 8, whole genome shotgun sequence includes the following:
- a CDS encoding hypothetical protein (HMMPfam hit to Topoisom_I, Eukaryotic DNA topoisomerase I, catalytic core, score: 512.7, E(): 3.4e-151; HMMPfam hit to Topoisom_I_N, Eukaryotic DNA topoisomerase I, DNA binding fragment, score: 512.5, E(): 4e-151), translating to MSFPPVQPADNGMAVVAPNLESNPTTVASHAPQIAVKDENDSMSEDEQPLAKSKANGARKRVENSSDEEEKPLSKKPRANGVNKKRVVASSDEESDVSPPAKRPVSKQSKPATPDSESDDDQPLAKKANGLAASKRQAKKAEELSEESSEEEKPLAKVAKRVSAKKMKSETEDSEEDRPLAKKKAPVKRAPAKKSAKKEPSESEEDEKPLAKNARGKAKAATVKEEKGKKTKKEKEEEEEEERYKWWEQDALGDGSSKWTVLEHNAVLFPPPYVPLPKNVKMKYDGVSLTLPPESEEVAGFFGALLETDYAQDAKFRENFFRDFKAIVEKYPPKEDVKVKKLEKCDFRPMFEYFEKEKEKKKALTKEEKKAIKAEKDKLEAPYLYANVDGRKEKVGNFRAEPPGLFKGRGEHPKKGTVKNRLRPEDIIINIGKEAPIPVPNIPGQWKGIQHDNTVTWLAHWKENVNGNAKYVFLSAGSAWKGQSDRAKFEKARELIKHVDKIRKDYTADLKSKVMADRQRATALYFIDRLALRAGNEKGEDEADTVGCCSLRYEHVTLSPPNTIIFDFLGKDSMRFHQEVEVDPQVFKNIKLFKADPKKKGDDIFDRLTTTLLNKHLNSMMPGLTAKVFRTYNASWTFQEQLKNTPKNGTVAEKIAAYNTANRDVAILCNHQKSVSKGFEGSFAKAEDKIRALKYQRLKLRLQLFSLNPKIKKKHPELAEDESDVDDEFMERHEAELLEKALENAKKKWDTDNVKLEGDGKKKKTKGELDERLSEIKAEFKELKKERKAKKIDAKRGATEEKLLAQVARIDERIATAKVQLQDRDKLKDVALGTSKINYIDPRLTVAWAKKFDVPLEKLFSKTLREKFPWAEAEAGPDWVF from the exons ATGTCCTTCCCGCCAGTGCAGCCCGCCGACAATGGCATGGCGGTCGTTGCTCCCAATCTCGAGTCTAACCCTACCACTGTTGCGTCCCACGCCCCACAAATTGCtgtcaaggatgaaaatgaTAGTATGAGCGAGGATGAGCAGCCTTTGGCGAAAAGCAAAGCGAATggagcgaggaagagagtcGAAAACAGCagtgacgaggaagagaaaccTCTC AGCAAAAAGCCCAGAGCCAATGGTGTCAACAAGAAAAGGGTCGTCGCCAgcagtgatgaagaaagcgaTGTTTCACCTCCTGCTAAG AGGCCTGTTTCCAAGCAATCCAAACCTGCCACCCCCGATTCTGAATCTGATGACGATCAACCTCTCGCCAAGAAGGCTAACGGACTGGCCGCATCCAAACGTCAGGCTAAAAAAGCGGAGGAATTATCAGAAGAAAGctcggaggaagaaaagccTCTTGCGAAGGTTGCCAAGAGGGTATcagcaaagaagatgaagagcgaGACTGAGGACTCTGAGGAAGACCGTCCTCttgcaaagaagaaggctccTGTTAAGCGTGCTCCAGCAAAGAAAtcggcgaagaaggaacctagtgagagtgaagaggatgagaagccTTTAGCGAAGAACGCTAGAGGGAAGGCCAAGGCGGCGAcggtgaaggaagagaaaggtaagaagacaaagaaggagaaaga agaggaagaagaggaggaaaggtaCAAGTGGTGGGAACAGGATGCTTTGGGTGATGGGTCATCCAAGTGGACGGTCCTTGAGCACAACGctgttctcttccctcctccttatGTTCCTTTACCCAAGAACGTGAAAATGAAGTACGATG GCGTCTCACTTACCCTCCCTCCCGAGTCTGAAGAAGTCGCCGGTTTCTTCGGTGCCCTCCTTGAAACCGACTATGCTCAAGATGCCAAATTCCGTGAAAACTTTTTCCGAGACTTTAAGGCTATCGTCGAAAAATATCCACCCAAGGAGGACGTCAAGGTTAAGAAGTTGGAAAAGTGCGATTTTAGACCGATGTTTGAGTActttgaaaaggagaaggagaagaagaaggcgttgactaaggaagagaaaaaggc GATTAAAGCGGAGAAGGACAAGCTTGAAGCACCGTATCTCTATGCGAATgttgatggaaggaaggaaaaggtcgGCAACTTCCGTGCAGAACCTCCTGGATTGTTCAAGGGTCGTGGTGAACATCCCAAGAAGGGTACTGTCAAG AACCGTCTCCGACCTGAAGATATCATTATCAACATTGGCAAAGAAGCTCCTATCCCTGTGCCCAACATTCCCGGTCAGTGGAAGGGTATCCAGCATGATAACACAGTGACTTGGCTCGCTCATTGGAAGGAGAATGTCAACGGTAACGCCAAATACGTCTTCTTGAGCGCTGGTAGTGCGTGGAAAGGTCAAAGTGATCGTGCCAAGTTTGAAAAGGCCCGTGAGCTTATC AAACATGTCGACAAAATTCGAAAAGACTACACTGCCGACCTCAAATCCAAAGTCATGGCTGACCGACAACGTGCCACCGCCCTGTACTTTATCGATCGTCTGGCTCTGCGAGCGGGTAATGAAaagggtgaagatgaagcggATACTGTCGGCTGTTGTTCTCTGCGATACGAACACGTGACGCTCTCTCCACCGAATACTATCATCTTTGATTTCCTCGGTAAGGACTCGATGAGGTTCCATCAGGAAGTCGAGGTCGATCCGCAAGTGTTCAAGAACATAAAACTGTTTAAGGCTgatccgaagaagaagggtgacGATATCTTTGACCGACTGACC accactcttctcaacaagCACCTCAACAGCATGATGCCTGGTCTTACCGCCAAGGTTTTCCGTACCTACAACGCCTCATGGACTTTCCAAGAACAACTCAAAAACACACCTAAGAACGGAACTGTAGCCGAGAAGATTGCGGCGTACAACACTGCCAATAGGGATGTTGCCATCTTGTGTAATCACCAAAAGAGTGTCAGCAAGGGTTTTGAGGGCAGTTTTGCCAAAGCCGAGGATAAGATTCGTGCCCTCAAGTATCAGCGTCTCAAGCTTCGTCTCCAACTTTTTTCTCTTAACCCCAAGATTAAGAAGAAGCATCCCGAGCTTGCGGAGGATGAGTCTGATGTGGATGACGAATTTATGGAGCGCCACGAAGCCGAATTACTCGAAAAAGCTTTGGAGAAcgcaaagaagaaatgggaTACGGATAATGTCAAGCTtgaaggggatgggaagaaaaagaagacgaagggaGAGTTGGATGAGAGGTTGAGTGAGATCAAGGCAGAGTTTAaggagttgaagaaggagaggaaggctaAAAAGATTGATGCCAAGAGAGGAG CCACGGAGGAGAAACTTCTTGCTCAGGTCGCCAGGATCGACGAACGTATCGCTACCGCCAAAGTCCAGCTTCAAGATCGagacaagctcaaggatgTTGCTTTGGGCACATCCAAGATTAACTATATCGATCCAAGACTAACTGTCGCGTGGGCGAAGAAGTTTGATGTTCCTCTCGAAAAACTGTTCTCCAAAACTCTGCGAGAAAAGTTCCCTTGGGCTGAGGCGGAGGCTGGACCGGACTGGGTTTTCTAG